The following DNA comes from Pseudomonas marginalis.
TTGCCATAATTGAGCCTCACTTGAGGAGCATCAATCATGGGTTCATCCATCCGTCGCGGTTCGTGGGAAATGATCGCCGCCATGCTGATCTCGGGCACCATCGGCTGGTTTGTGCTGGTGTCCGGCGTGTCGGTGCTCGAAGTGGTGTTCTGGCGCTGCGTGATCGGCGGCCTGACCCTGTTGCTGGTGTGCGCGTTGCTCGGCTACCTTCGCCTGGACCTGCTCAGTTGGGCCACGTCCGGCCTGGCGATGCTCAGTGGCGTGGCAATTGTCGGCAACTGGTTGCTGCTGTTCGAGTCCTATTCCCGGGCGTCCATCGCCATCAGCACCGCGGTGTACAACGTGCAGCCGTTCATGTTGGTGATGCTGGCGGCGCTGTTCCTCGGGGAAAAGATCACCGTGCAGAAACTGGCGTGGCTGAGCCTGGCGTTCCTGGGAATGCTGGCGATTGTCACGGCCCATGGTAATCAGCCAACCGGCGACGATTACCTTGCAGGCATTGCCCTGGCACTGGGCGCGGCATTGCTGTACGCGATTGCCGCACTGATCATCAAGCGTTTGAAGGACGTACCACCGCATTTGATGGCGTTGATCCAGGTGACCACCGGCGCAGTGTTACTGGCGCCCTTGGTGCCTTGGAACAGCTTGCCTGCCACCACCAACGCCTGGGCGGCATTGGTCACGCTCGGCGTGGTGCACACCGGCTTGATGTACGTGTTGCTGTATGGCGCGATCCAGAAACTGCCCACCGCCATCACCGGCGCACTGTCGTTTATCTACCCGATTGCGGCGATCTTCGTCGAT
Coding sequences within:
- a CDS encoding DMT family transporter, which codes for MGSSIRRGSWEMIAAMLISGTIGWFVLVSGVSVLEVVFWRCVIGGLTLLLVCALLGYLRLDLLSWATSGLAMLSGVAIVGNWLLLFESYSRASIAISTAVYNVQPFMLVMLAALFLGEKITVQKLAWLSLAFLGMLAIVTAHGNQPTGDDYLAGIALALGAALLYAIAALIIKRLKDVPPHLMALIQVTTGAVLLAPLVPWNSLPATTNAWAALVTLGVVHTGLMYVLLYGAIQKLPTAITGALSFIYPIAAIFVDWIAFGHRLGWLQWLGVAAILLAAAGSQRGWWWPRSHRVSACPER